A window from Anser cygnoides isolate HZ-2024a breed goose chromosome 1, Taihu_goose_T2T_genome, whole genome shotgun sequence encodes these proteins:
- the VTCN1 gene encoding V-set domain-containing T-cell activation inhibitor 1: MQRTGAVLNTAWVLQAPGVWLVFVGAATMASQGQVIFWSLTMVIIVLAAVIALIIGFGVSGKRSISVTALTSPGNLGQSGLLGCTFEPDIRMGNIAIRWAKAGVAGLVHEFRGGKDHLQEQDVEFQGRTAVFADQVIGGNASLELRDVKLSDAGTYRCSVTTSRGSGVAELQYQTGAFSTPQVQVENSSSRDTLQCEAPRWFPRPTVHWTAYSDTGKCLPRVANTSYELNSENITLKVVSLLHNITANATYTCVIENSIAKATGDIKVTDFSITRGTNLQLVNLNTESASSSLPACHWMLLLPVCLLSV; this comes from the exons ATGCAAAGGACAGGAGCTGTGCTGAACACTGCGTGGGTCCTTCAGGCACCTGGAGTTTGGCTTGTCTTCGTAGGTGCAGCGACCATGGCATCCCAAGGCCAGGTCATATTCTGGAG cCTGACCATGGTCATTATCGTCCTGGCTGCAGTGATCGCCCTGATCATCGGGTTTGGTGTCTCAG GAAAGCGCTCCATCAGCGTCACCGCCTTGACTTCCCCTGGGAACCTCGGCCAGAGCGGCCTCTTGGGCTGCACCTTCGAGCCCGACATCAGGATGGGCAACATAGCAATTCGGTGGGCAAAGGCTGGAGTGGCCGGGCTGGTTCACGAGTTTAGAGGGGGGAAGGACCACCTGCAAGAGCAAGACGTGGAATTTCAGGGCCGTACAGCGGTGTTTGCGGACCAGGTGATCGGTGGAAATGCTTCCCTGGAGCTGAGAGACGTGAAGCTCTCCGACGCCGGTACCTACAGGTGCTCCGTCACCACGTCCCGAGGGAGCGGGGTGGCGGAGCTGCAGTACCAGACGGGAG CCTTCAGCACCCCCCAGGTCCAGGtggagaacagcagcagcagggacacgcTGCAGTGCGAAGCACCGCGGTGGTTCCCTCGACCCACCGTGCACTGGACAGCCTACAGCGACACAGGGAAGTGCCTGCCTCGGGTTGCCAACACCAGCTACGAGCTGAACTCCGAAAACATCACCCTGAAGGTGGTCTCCCTGCTGCATAACATTACTGCTAACGCCACCTACACCTGTGTGATTGAAAACAGCATTGCCAAGGCCACAGGTGACATCAAGGTGACAG ATTTCAGCATTACCAGGGGGACCAACTTGCAGCTGGTGAACCTGAACACAGAGTCAGCGTCCTCCTCCCTTCCAGCCTGTCACTGGATGCTTCTGCTTCCCGTGTGCCTGCTGTCAGTATAA